The region CGTCCAATCTGGCTGTCTGAAAAGCGTGCCGAACAGCTGCAAGCCTACTATGATCTGCTAGATGAGTCAGGAATACCGGCGTATGAGCTATGCTTGCGATTCGCTGTTGGTAACTCAGACATCTCCACTGTTCCAATCGGTTGCAAAACGATCGAGCATCTTGAATCGTGTGTCGTAGCCGTTGAAAAGGGGCCATTGCCCAAAGACATTCTGAACCGGCTCAATGAGATTGCTGCGATGCTTCCCTACCGACCCTACGAAGAGCCAATGATACTTCCCCTGGAAAAGAACTACATCGGTCCAGGCATCGCCAACATGGGAGCGGCTGTTCAAGTAGGAAAACTAGAACTGGCGAACAAATAGATGAGAGTCATCATGAAATCGGCACTATTATGGGTGTATCTAATCGCCTTCCTTTCCTGGTCAACTTGCATCAGCGCACAAGAAGTAACACACGGTTTTCTGGCATGTGGTCAAAAAACCTATCTTATGGGAGCGGATGGTAAGGCAAGCTGGACGTATCCGGCTGCCACGCGAGACGGATATGTTCTTGGCGACGGAACGGTCATCCTGACACTTAGCAAATCAAAGCAATACAAGGGTGGGGCGGTCATCAAGATCAGCCCGGAAAAAAACGAAACGCTCCTTTGGAAAGGCACACAAAGCGAAGTCAACAGTGCGCATCCAACTCCTGAAGGAAACCTGGTTATTACTGAAGCGGGGAACAATCCGCGTCTCGTCGAAATCAGTCCTGATGGCGAGATTGTTCTGGAGTTTCCGTTGGCTTGTCAGAAGCAGAATCATCATATGCAGACACGGATGGCGCGGAAGCTCCCTGATGGAACTTACCTCGTGCCACATTTGCTTGACTTTGCCGTCTTCCATTATGACAGGGAAGGGAAGGTCCTCAGCAAGCTAGATACAACCGTGCCAGGCGATAGCGATCACAAAATCCACACTTGGCCTTTTACAGCGATCCGACATGGTGATGGTCACACGCTCGTCTGCTGTACACACGGTAACCGCGTTGTTGATTTTGATAGCGACGGCAATATCGTTTGGACTCTCAATAACGATGATTTGCCCGGAGAATGGCTTCAAGATCCCTGCGGCGGGCAGGTGTTGCCAAGTGGCAATATTGTCATCACGAGCTACGCCGCTGGCCGTGCAGATCCGAACGCTCCTAAGATGTTCGAAGTGACACCCGACAAGAAAGTTGTATGGAGCTATGCAGACGGACAAAAGGTCGGAATTCATCACTTCCAAGTGATCTCAACCAACGGAAAGAAGCTGGAAGAGCCTGCACTCAAGTAAATGAAAAGCCCGTTGTGTAATCAAATGAAACTTTCATACATCATTGCTTTCGCGAGTCTTCAGTTGGTCCCGCTGCTGGCGGTCGCTGATCAACCCAATTTTGTCATCATTTTCACTGATGACCAGGGCTATCAGGATGTAGGCTGCTTTGGTTCGCCCGATATTCGCACTCCCCGTCTGGATGCCATGGCAGAAGACGGAATGAAGTTTACCAGCTTCTACGCTCAGCCTATTTGTGGACCCTCTCGGGCCGCTCTCATGACCGGCTGCTATCCGCTACGAGTCGCCGAACGTGGCAACATCAAACAGGTGCATCCGATCCTACATGAAGACGAAATCACGATCGCTGAAGTGTTGAGAGCGAAAGGCTATGCGACCGCCTGCTTTGGAAAGTGGGATTTGGCGAAACATTCTCAGGCAGATTTCTTCATGGATCTTTTTCCGACCCGACAGGGATTCGACTACTTTTATGGAACGCCTACCAGCAATGACCGCATCGCGGACCTTTACCGCAATGAAGAACTGATTGAACCTGCAACCGATTTGGCAACGTTGACTAAGCGTTACACTGATGAAGCCATTGCCTTCATGCGAAAGAACAAGGATCAGCCGTTCTTCGTCTATCTCCCTCATTCAATGCCACACACTCGGCTGGCCGCGTCCGCTGAGTTTAAGGGTAAGAGCAAGCGTGGCCTCTATGGTGACGTGATAGAAGAGATCGACTTCAACGTTGGCAGAATCCTGGACGCGATCGATGAGATGAGTTTGGCGGATAAAACCTATGTTCTCTTCACGAGCGACAATGGCCCCTGGCTGATCAAGAACAAGCATCATGCAGACGGTCATCTGAAAGGTGACCATGGAGGATCGGCCGGATCGCTGCGAAGTGGCAAAGTGTCAACATTTGAAGGGGGTGTTCGGGTACCAGCGATTCTTTGGGCACCGCGCAAGGTACCCGCGGGAACCGTTTGTGATTCGATTGCCACGACGATGGACGTTATGCCGACGTTTGCAGCGCTGGCGGGTGCCGAGTTGCCAGCGGATCGAGTGATCGACGGTGAGGATATTCGCCATCTCTTTCACGGTGACTTCGATAAGGCAAACGCCGATAAGGCGTTCTTCTACTATCTGCGAGTCCATCTTCAAGCGGTACGCCAGGGCAAGTGGAAGCTTCATTTGCCAAGAGAAAAAGAACCCATTGGAGCTGCTCCGTTTAGTCGCAACACCCATATTGCTCCGGTGGATCGAGTTGGCTTTGAAGAGCCATTTCTAGTTGATCTGGAGAACGATCTTGATGAATCAACCAACTTGGCTGCGGAGAATCCGGAGGTAGTTGAGAGACTGACTCAACTGGCTGAGTCGATGCGTAAAGATCTGGGTGACTATGATCACGTTGGAACGAACATGCGGTTCTTTGATCCGTTGGAGGTTCGCCCCGTCAAACCACCTGTTCCATCGTTTCCCGCACGAAAGGGAATTTCGTCGCAACATAGCAAATGACTCCGTAGTTGCTGCATGCTATTCCAGAACACTCATCTTTGATCAGGCATAACACATATGAAACAAGTCGTTTACTCGGTGGTCATCGCAATCATTACTGTGCCGTTAATGGGCAGTTCAAGCAAAGTCTATGGCGACGATCGCCCTAACATCATTTTGCTGCTGGCCGACGACCTCGGCTATGGAGATCTCTCCTGCTTTGGTAGCCCAGCCGTGAAGACGCCTAATCTTGATCGCCTTGCGGATGAGGGTTTGCTGTGCAATCGGTTTTACGCTGGCTCCGCCGTTTGCTCTCCCACGCGGGCTTCAGTGCTGACCGGCCGTTATCCTCTGCGATTTGGGATCACAAGACATTTCAATGACCGGGATCAATGGTTGCCAGAATCGGCGACGACGGTGGCCGAGCTCCTAAAAAAGGCGGGTTACAACACGGCACATGTTGGTAAATGGCATTTGGGCGGCCTTCATGTCGACCAAAATGGCAAGCGGATGACTGATCAGCCTGGCCCCCGTCAGCACGGTTTTGATTTCTATCAGACGCAGATTGAGCAGCAACCAATTCGAGGACGGATGGGCCGAGAGCGAACGCTTTTCCGGCAGGGAGGAACGGTCCTCCTGCGAAACGACCAACGGGTCGGTGAGGATGATCCGTACTATTCCAAGCATTTCACGGACGCCAATGGCGACTTTGCGATTGAGATGATCGAGAAGTTTTCAGCCGAGCAAAAGCCATTCTTTATCAATGTGTGGTGGCTCGTTCCTCACAAACCTTACGAGCCTGCTCCCCAGCCGCATTGGTCGGGCACCGATGCCGAGGATATCAGCGACGATCAGCATCGCTTTCGATCGATGGTGCAGCATATGGACGCCAAAGTTGGGGAGATCCTTGAAAAGCTTGACGAATTGAAAATTGCGGACAACACGATCGTCCTCTTCACAAGCGATAATGGCGCCGCCTACGAAGGTTTCATACATGACTTGAAAGGTGGCAAGACCGATCTGCATGACGGTGGAATTCGCGTACCGATGGTTGTTCGTTGGCCAGCGGCGATTCCGCCGGGGCAAATGTCCGACGCGTTTGGTCATACGAACGATCTTCTGCCCACGTTCTGCGACGCCGCAGGTATCCAACTTCCGAGCGAATTGCCAATTGATGGACTGAGCTTATTGTCTCACTTGAAGGGTGAGGCCACGCCAAGAAAAGAGGCGAGAGGAACTGTCTTCTGGCAGCTCAACCTCTACAAGAGTATCCAACGCCACTATCCGAAACCCAAACCCTATGCAACCGAAGTTGCCATGCGGGGTAAGTGGAAATTGCTTGCTCTCGAAGGTAAGCCTGTGGAGCTTTTTGACTTAGACACTGATCCAAACGAGAATCAGAACGTCCTGGGAGACCATCCTGATGTGGTCGCTTCCCTGAAAGCTGAACTCATCCAGTGGCTAAACGCGCCGCGGACGACCAGGTAACTCACCCCCAACAGGTCTACCCACGAAACATCTCCCTTCCGGACCACCTGGTTTGAGATTCGCAATGCACCATCAGCCAATTAAGATTCCGTCTTCTATTCTTCGATTCGTTCCGGTATCCGTTCTTTGGATGTTGGTAGCGGTATTCTCCCTGTTTCCTTACTCGCTCGTCCGAGCTGACGTTCCCTTTCAATTTGAGAAAGACGATGTCGTAGCGATCTTTGGGAATGGACTAGCCGACCGAATGCAGCATTCTCCCTGGGTCGAAACCCTTCTGCAGTCCAATTTGAAAGGCAAGAAGGTTCGATTCCGCAACATGAGTTTTTCAGGTGACTTGGTCAACAAGCGTCCTAGAAACAAGGGTTTTACCAATGATACCGAGTATTTGCAGCATGTCGCACCCTCGGTCGTTTGGATCATGTACGGATACAACGAGGCTTTTGCTGGCCCGGAGGGAGCTTCGACCTATGAGAAGGAATTGGTCGAACTTGTTGAGAAGTACCGAACATTACGCAAGGAAGCAGGCACAAAAGCGCGATTCGTTTTGTTCAGTCCAATTGCATACCAAAATACTGGTAATCGCAATCTGCCCGACGGCAAAGAGCTGAACGCGAATCTAAAGGCAATCACCGAAGCGACCAAGAACGCCGCTGATGCGTCTGACGCCACGTTTGTTGATCTTTTCTCGCCGACCCTTGCGCTTTATGAAACGACCGACGATCCTTTGACGCTGAACGGTATTCACTTGAATGCCCAAGGGTATCGTCTACTGGCCAACGTAATTGCCAAACAACTGGTCGGCGAGTCGGCGACTGACGACGACTCACTTGAATTGGTTTACAAGGCGATAAAAGACAAGAATTGGCACTGGCACAATAGGTACCGTGCAACGGACGGGAACGACATTTGGGGTTCGCGCTCAACACTTAGTTTTGTCGACGGTCAAACGAATGCCGAAGTTCTGGTTCACGAACTGAAGATGCTGGATATCATGACCGCGAATCGTGATAGCGTAATCTGGGCAGCAGCCCGAGGCAAATCTATCGAGCCCAACGACACAAACGTTCCCGCCCCAGTCTCGGTGAAAACCAATGTCGGAGGAGGCAGTCGTAGTTCCAGTGCCGCCAAAGAAGGTAGCTCGGAGTACCTCAGCCCCGCAGACAGCCTGGCACAAATCAAAGTTCCAGAAGGCTTTGAGTTAAACATTTTCGCATCCGAAGAGATGTTCCCCGATTTGGCCAACCCCGTGCAGCTGCAAGTTGACGCTAAGGGTCGACTGTGGGCGGCCAGTTGGAATTCGTATCCGAAGTGGCAACCGGGCGATGAACTGAAAGACAGCTTGATGATCTTCGAGGACACCGATGGCGACGGTGTTGCCGATGAGCGAAAGATCTTTGCACACGTGCATAACCCATTGGGATTCGAGTTCTGGGGTGGCGGTGTCGTGGTAACCTCAGGGCCCGACTTAATATTCCTGAAGGATACCGACGGAGATGACAAGGCAGATGTACGATTCCCGATTCTGCAGGGGCTTGGCACGTCGGATACGCATCACGCTGCAAACAATTTGATCTACGGCCCCGACGGCGGCATCTATTGGCAAAGCGGTATCTTTCTGGTGCACAACCACGAAACGCCGTGGAAGCAGAACTTAAATACCGGCGGATCAGGCATGTATCGATTCGATCCGCGAACGTTCGCAATCACTCCGATCGCCGCTAATAGCCCGAACCCACACGGTATTAGCTTCGACCGATGGGGTTATCTTTACGCAAACGACGGAACTGGTGGAAAGTCATACCAAGTTCGCCCGACGGGTAATGGTTTCCAGATGCATTCGCTCCTGGAAAAAGAGTTTCGCCCAGTTCCCGCAAATGCGATTCTGTCTTCGATGCATTTCCCGGAGGACATGCAGCAAGACTTCTTGATCTTGAACGTGATCGGTTTCCTCGGTGTCAAGCAATACGACTTGAATCGAGGTGACGGCGGCCGGCGCGAATATGGTCATGTTTGGGGCACGCCAGTACAAGAGTTGCTTAGTGGAGGGGATCGTAACTTTCGGCCGAGTGACGCGATTGTGGGAGAAGATGGGGCGCTCTATGTCGCTGACTGGCACAACATGATCATCGGTCACATGCAACACAATATTCGTGACCCGAGTCGCGACCACAAACACGGGCGTATTCTACGATTGGCGGTTAAGAATCGACCGCTACAGGAACCTGTTCCGATTCATGGTCAGTCGATCGAGCAATTACTTGAGAACTTGAAGCACCCAGTCGACGGCGTGCGGCAGCGAACACGCGTTGAACTAAGTGCCCGTAACTCGGACGCGGTGATTGCTGCGGCCCAAACTTGGGCAAAGAATTTTGATCCGAATGATGAAGTCGAAGCACACCATCTTTTGGAAGCATTGTGGCTGCACCAACAGCACAACGTCGTTAACCGCGAGATATTGGACAAGCTGTTGAATTCAACGGTACCGCATGCCGCGGTCGCGGCCAGGACGGTTCAGCACTTCTGGACGAAGTTCGATGCAAAATTGGCGGCCGATTTCGTAGCACCTCCGGAACTCCATGTTGTTAACTACCGCGTTCCGCGTCATTTAGATCGAGCGGCGCAAAACTCCTACAAACGAGGAAGCGAGATTTTTCAACGCGAATCCCACTGTGCGACATGCCATCAGACCAGCGGACTGGGCAACGGAGCCGTTTATCCGCCACTGGTCAAAAGCCCTTGGGTCAATGGCAGTGAGGATCGTTTGATCAAACTGGCGCTGCACGGCATGTGGGGAAGAATGCAAGTCGGTGGCAAGGTTTATGACCCGGCCCGTGGCGTACCTCCAATGACCGCATTTCGGGATCTATTGAATGATCAAGAGATGGCCGATGTATTGACGTTCGTCCGCAATACCTGGGGCAACAAGGCATCGCCGATTGATAAGGCCACTGTCGCGCGAGTTCGCGCGGAGTCGTCCGATCGAACCACGTTTTGGAAGCCTGAGGAGTTAGAGGCACTGCATCCGCTTGAGAAGGAACTCATGGCTAAAGCGGATTTGGAAGCTCCTGTCGCTATCAATAACGTGGAATTAGAAAAGGAATTGCTGGAACAGACACTGGAAGAGTTAGCCCAGGCCGCGTTGGAGAATGGAAACAAGAATCGCGGCAAGCGATTATTCTACACTTCGGCTGCCTCGTGCTTTGCTTGTCATGATCCACCGGGGAATGCACTGAAGCTGGGGCCCGATTTGACGAAACTCGCCAAGCCGATGCCGCCGAGCAATTGGATTGAATCGGTGCTGCATCCTTCGAAACAGATCGATAAGGAGTTCGCTCAGATCAATGTTCTGACGGATGATGGACGAGTGATTTCCGGGATCCGGATTTCAGAGGACAAAGATGGCATTGTCGTGCGAAATGTCGCAGAGCCTAAGCCGATTCGGATCCCCAAGGAAACGATCGAAGAGGTCGTTGAATCTAAGAGCTCAATGATGCCAAGTGGGCTGGTGCGGTCAATGAACAACCGCCAGGAATTTGATGACCTGATGGCATACCTTCTTAGCCTCGAGACAAAAGCAGGAGCGGAGTAGAAGGCTCCGTGAAGCGTTTTGGCTCGACGCAGAGGGAAATTCCAATCTTGAAGTACGACGGGGCTTCCTTCGTATTATTGGCCACGTCCTGAACGGCAATCGGAAAGTTAAACAATAGCAGAGAACGCAAGTGGGTTTTTCAAAGATGAGAGAAATGAGTCATAGGAATGTGCTAATTGGTGCGATTGCCTTGATGGCTGTCAATTGTGCTTTTCCAATTGCTCGCATTTCAGCGGGTGACCTTTCCTCATCGACACTGGGACTTGCTGCGCCAGATGATGCCGTGGTCTTGTTCGATGGTTCGGACTTCGATGCCTGGAAGCCGTTCTCGTGGCATTGGATCAACCCTAACGATGACCAGAAGGAAGTGCAGTGGCAGATCGTGGATGGCGGGGTGATGGAGATCTCGCCTGAGTTCAACGGGAAACGGCGTTTGCAATCTCTGTGCTCAAAGCAGAAGTTCGGTAACTATCGCTTGCACCTGGAGTTTCAGTTGCCGCAAGAGGGGAGCGGAAACAGTGGATTGTTCTTTGGAC is a window of Bremerella sp. TYQ1 DNA encoding:
- a CDS encoding sulfatase, with product MKLSYIIAFASLQLVPLLAVADQPNFVIIFTDDQGYQDVGCFGSPDIRTPRLDAMAEDGMKFTSFYAQPICGPSRAALMTGCYPLRVAERGNIKQVHPILHEDEITIAEVLRAKGYATACFGKWDLAKHSQADFFMDLFPTRQGFDYFYGTPTSNDRIADLYRNEELIEPATDLATLTKRYTDEAIAFMRKNKDQPFFVYLPHSMPHTRLAASAEFKGKSKRGLYGDVIEEIDFNVGRILDAIDEMSLADKTYVLFTSDNGPWLIKNKHHADGHLKGDHGGSAGSLRSGKVSTFEGGVRVPAILWAPRKVPAGTVCDSIATTMDVMPTFAALAGAELPADRVIDGEDIRHLFHGDFDKANADKAFFYYLRVHLQAVRQGKWKLHLPREKEPIGAAPFSRNTHIAPVDRVGFEEPFLVDLENDLDESTNLAAENPEVVERLTQLAESMRKDLGDYDHVGTNMRFFDPLEVRPVKPPVPSFPARKGISSQHSK
- a CDS encoding sulfatase; the protein is MKQVVYSVVIAIITVPLMGSSSKVYGDDRPNIILLLADDLGYGDLSCFGSPAVKTPNLDRLADEGLLCNRFYAGSAVCSPTRASVLTGRYPLRFGITRHFNDRDQWLPESATTVAELLKKAGYNTAHVGKWHLGGLHVDQNGKRMTDQPGPRQHGFDFYQTQIEQQPIRGRMGRERTLFRQGGTVLLRNDQRVGEDDPYYSKHFTDANGDFAIEMIEKFSAEQKPFFINVWWLVPHKPYEPAPQPHWSGTDAEDISDDQHRFRSMVQHMDAKVGEILEKLDELKIADNTIVLFTSDNGAAYEGFIHDLKGGKTDLHDGGIRVPMVVRWPAAIPPGQMSDAFGHTNDLLPTFCDAAGIQLPSELPIDGLSLLSHLKGEATPRKEARGTVFWQLNLYKSIQRHYPKPKPYATEVAMRGKWKLLALEGKPVELFDLDTDPNENQNVLGDHPDVVASLKAELIQWLNAPRTTR
- a CDS encoding PVC-type heme-binding CxxCH protein, yielding MLVAVFSLFPYSLVRADVPFQFEKDDVVAIFGNGLADRMQHSPWVETLLQSNLKGKKVRFRNMSFSGDLVNKRPRNKGFTNDTEYLQHVAPSVVWIMYGYNEAFAGPEGASTYEKELVELVEKYRTLRKEAGTKARFVLFSPIAYQNTGNRNLPDGKELNANLKAITEATKNAADASDATFVDLFSPTLALYETTDDPLTLNGIHLNAQGYRLLANVIAKQLVGESATDDDSLELVYKAIKDKNWHWHNRYRATDGNDIWGSRSTLSFVDGQTNAEVLVHELKMLDIMTANRDSVIWAAARGKSIEPNDTNVPAPVSVKTNVGGGSRSSSAAKEGSSEYLSPADSLAQIKVPEGFELNIFASEEMFPDLANPVQLQVDAKGRLWAASWNSYPKWQPGDELKDSLMIFEDTDGDGVADERKIFAHVHNPLGFEFWGGGVVVTSGPDLIFLKDTDGDDKADVRFPILQGLGTSDTHHAANNLIYGPDGGIYWQSGIFLVHNHETPWKQNLNTGGSGMYRFDPRTFAITPIAANSPNPHGISFDRWGYLYANDGTGGKSYQVRPTGNGFQMHSLLEKEFRPVPANAILSSMHFPEDMQQDFLILNVIGFLGVKQYDLNRGDGGRREYGHVWGTPVQELLSGGDRNFRPSDAIVGEDGALYVADWHNMIIGHMQHNIRDPSRDHKHGRILRLAVKNRPLQEPVPIHGQSIEQLLENLKHPVDGVRQRTRVELSARNSDAVIAAAQTWAKNFDPNDEVEAHHLLEALWLHQQHNVVNREILDKLLNSTVPHAAVAARTVQHFWTKFDAKLAADFVAPPELHVVNYRVPRHLDRAAQNSYKRGSEIFQRESHCATCHQTSGLGNGAVYPPLVKSPWVNGSEDRLIKLALHGMWGRMQVGGKVYDPARGVPPMTAFRDLLNDQEMADVLTFVRNTWGNKASPIDKATVARVRAESSDRTTFWKPEELEALHPLEKELMAKADLEAPVAINNVELEKELLEQTLEELAQAALENGNKNRGKRLFYTSAASCFACHDPPGNALKLGPDLTKLAKPMPPSNWIESVLHPSKQIDKEFAQINVLTDDGRVISGIRISEDKDGIVVRNVAEPKPIRIPKETIEEVVESKSSMMPSGLVRSMNNRQEFDDLMAYLLSLETKAGAE
- a CDS encoding DUF1080 domain-containing protein, producing MSHRNVLIGAIALMAVNCAFPIARISAGDLSSSTLGLAAPDDAVVLFDGSDFDAWKPFSWHWINPNDDQKEVQWQIVDGGVMEISPEFNGKRRLQSLCSKQKFGNYRLHLEFQLPQEGSGNSGLFFGPLYELQILNSAGKKSPGLGDCGAIYQIRSPDVNAALLPGEWQTIDLEYQAAQIGKNGFMTEKGAARVTVWLNGKLIHDDFKLSLRRNKYAAYPEEPTSPIVLQDHGSKVRFRNIWVEEKKPLP